The following proteins are co-located in the Cupriavidus pauculus genome:
- a CDS encoding ABC-type transport auxiliary lipoprotein family protein: MRTASALATLALLLVLSGCSVLSPSKPSTTFDLGPLAAAPSQPPARLPKLRVAQTDGPTWMDGRGIYYRLQYTQAQRLQSYSTQRWVDAPTRLFDDRLRDAVSSRGELTWYGDTSVPAIKVDLLGFEQVFDSATSSRGVVRARATVFHRGLIGQKTFVAEQPAPSADGAGGVKALSAGSDAVIAAILDWAATLPLEAAAASGPAQLPRENPPGRDTVPLSPDATPKPNPPRQ, encoded by the coding sequence ATGAGAACCGCTTCCGCCCTTGCCACGCTGGCCCTGCTTCTTGTCCTGTCCGGCTGCAGCGTGCTGTCGCCGTCCAAGCCGAGCACCACTTTCGATCTTGGCCCGCTGGCCGCTGCGCCGTCCCAGCCGCCCGCACGGCTGCCCAAGCTGCGCGTGGCGCAGACCGACGGCCCGACGTGGATGGACGGGCGCGGCATCTACTACCGGCTCCAGTACACGCAGGCGCAGCGGCTGCAGTCGTATTCGACGCAGCGCTGGGTCGACGCGCCGACGCGGCTGTTCGACGACCGCCTGCGCGACGCGGTGTCGTCGCGCGGCGAACTGACCTGGTACGGCGACACCAGCGTGCCGGCGATCAAGGTGGACCTGCTTGGCTTCGAACAGGTCTTCGATTCCGCCACCAGCAGCCGCGGCGTGGTGCGCGCCCGGGCCACCGTGTTCCATCGGGGGCTGATCGGCCAGAAGACGTTCGTGGCCGAGCAGCCGGCGCCCAGCGCGGACGGCGCGGGCGGCGTCAAGGCGCTGTCGGCCGGCAGCGACGCGGTGATCGCGGCAATCCTGGACTGGGCCGCCACGCTGCCGCTGGAGGCCGCCGCCGCGAGCGGCCCGGCCCAGCTTCCGCGCGAGAATCCGCCCGGCCGGGACACGGTACCGCTGTCGCCGGACGCCACGCCCAAGCCCAACCCGCCGCGCCAGTGA